In Actinoplanes sp. NBC_00393, a single genomic region encodes these proteins:
- a CDS encoding cellulase family glycosylhydrolase encodes MMRQIPRRSALVAGGVAALLVAWMMTAISAYAAAGCRVTYTVAAQWQGGFTANVTVANLGDAVNGWRLEWTFPAGQKVTQAWNATATATGHRVTATNASYNAAIATGASVSFGFNGSWSGSNPVPDSFALNGTACTGTVPTSPSPSPSTSVPPADAAATVAAMQPGWNLGNTLDAIPDETAWGNPLTTQALLRHVRSQGYNSIRLPVTWSNHHGPAPDYTIDAAWLNRVKQIVDWSLAEGFYVMINLHHDSWQWINTYPTDRTTVANRYTKLWTQLSSTFRDHSPKLVFESINEPTFTGTADDAENYRLLDELNTSFVRMVRSSGGANATRLLVLPTLYTNADQGRLDALNATFDELDDPNLAATVHFYGFWPFSVNIAGGTRYNAEVEQDLISTFDRVHDSFVERGIPVIVGEWALLNWDHNRPGVIERGEFLKFIEAFSYHARIRDLTTMVWDAGQFLNRSTLQQRDPGVFAMMKAGWTTRSGTASSDQVYVPRTGAITAKTLTLNLNGTTFEGLWQGGTRLVQGSDYTVSGSTLTLTAAAVTRLAGDRAYGVNATLEARFSAGVPWPISIISSDPPAQANTTGTTSSFAIPTQFRGDQLATMEAKYADGSNAGPASWTSYKEFWTHFQPDYTAGTIILKPEFFAEVNDGPVTLTFHFWSGAKLTYAITRAGTTVTGTAG; translated from the coding sequence ATGATGCGACAGATACCACGACGATCCGCCCTGGTCGCGGGCGGCGTGGCCGCCCTGCTGGTGGCCTGGATGATGACCGCGATCAGCGCGTACGCGGCGGCCGGGTGCCGGGTGACGTACACCGTCGCCGCGCAGTGGCAGGGTGGCTTCACCGCGAACGTCACCGTCGCCAACCTCGGCGACGCGGTCAACGGCTGGCGGCTGGAGTGGACGTTCCCGGCCGGCCAGAAGGTCACCCAGGCCTGGAACGCGACGGCCACCGCGACCGGGCACCGGGTCACCGCCACCAACGCGAGCTACAACGCGGCGATCGCGACCGGCGCGAGCGTGTCCTTCGGCTTCAACGGGTCCTGGTCGGGCAGCAACCCGGTGCCGGATTCGTTCGCCCTCAACGGCACCGCCTGCACCGGAACAGTGCCCACCTCGCCGTCGCCGTCCCCGTCGACCTCGGTGCCGCCGGCCGACGCCGCGGCGACCGTGGCCGCGATGCAGCCCGGCTGGAACCTGGGCAACACGCTCGACGCGATCCCCGACGAGACCGCCTGGGGCAACCCGCTGACCACCCAGGCGCTGCTGCGGCACGTGCGCTCGCAGGGCTACAACAGCATCCGGCTGCCGGTCACCTGGAGCAACCACCACGGCCCGGCGCCGGACTACACGATCGACGCGGCCTGGCTGAACCGGGTCAAGCAGATCGTCGACTGGTCCCTGGCCGAGGGCTTCTACGTGATGATCAATCTGCATCACGACTCCTGGCAGTGGATCAACACGTACCCCACCGACCGGACCACGGTGGCGAACCGCTACACGAAGCTGTGGACCCAGCTCAGCAGCACGTTCCGCGATCACTCGCCGAAGCTGGTGTTCGAGAGCATCAACGAGCCGACGTTCACCGGCACCGCCGACGACGCGGAGAACTACCGGCTGCTCGACGAATTGAACACCTCTTTCGTACGGATGGTGCGCTCTTCCGGCGGCGCCAACGCCACCCGGCTGCTGGTGCTGCCGACCCTGTACACCAACGCCGACCAGGGCCGGCTGGACGCGCTGAACGCCACCTTCGACGAGCTGGACGACCCGAATCTGGCCGCGACCGTGCACTTCTACGGGTTCTGGCCGTTCAGCGTCAACATCGCCGGCGGCACCCGGTACAACGCCGAGGTCGAGCAGGACCTGATCAGCACCTTCGACCGGGTGCACGACAGTTTCGTGGAGCGCGGCATCCCGGTCATCGTCGGCGAATGGGCGCTGCTCAACTGGGACCACAACCGGCCCGGGGTGATCGAGCGCGGCGAGTTCCTCAAGTTCATCGAGGCGTTCAGCTACCACGCCCGGATCCGGGACCTGACCACGATGGTCTGGGACGCCGGCCAGTTCCTCAACCGCAGCACGCTGCAGCAGCGGGACCCGGGCGTGTTCGCCATGATGAAGGCCGGCTGGACGACCCGCTCCGGCACCGCGTCCTCCGACCAGGTGTACGTGCCGCGTACCGGCGCGATCACCGCGAAGACGCTGACCCTGAATCTCAACGGCACCACGTTCGAGGGCCTGTGGCAGGGCGGCACCCGGTTGGTCCAGGGCAGCGACTACACGGTGTCCGGCAGCACGCTCACCCTGACCGCGGCGGCCGTGACGCGGCTGGCCGGCGACCGGGCGTACGGGGTCAACGCCACCCTGGAGGCCCGGTTCTCCGCCGGGGTGCCGTGGCCGATCAGCATCATCAGCTCCGACCCCCCGGCCCAGGCGAACACCACCGGCACCACCAGCTCGTTCGCCATCCCCACCCAGTTCCGCGGTGACCAGCTGGCCACCATGGAAGCCAAGTACGCCGACGGCAGCAACGCCGGGCCGGCGAGCTGGACGTCGTACAAGGAGTTCTGGACGCACTTCCAGCCCGACTACACCGCCGGCACGATCATCCTGAAGCCGGAGTTCTTCGCCGAGGTCAACGACGGGCCGGTGACGCTCACCTTCCACTTCTGGAGCGGCGCGAAGCTCACGTACGCCATCACCCGGGCCGGCACCACGGTGACCGGCACCGCGGGCTGA
- a CDS encoding lytic polysaccharide monooxygenase auxiliary activity family 9 protein, translating into MSSLATPRRRITIAAIALSLLTFLLIDARPAEAHGSAIDPPSRHYECARRWDTDWQNPIMATQDPMCWQAWQGNPAAMWTWNGLIQDNVRDDHPARVPDGQLCGGGDPTYAALDTPGRWRARDVANTFTWTMHDQARHGAAYVRIYVSKQGFDPLTQRLRWSDLELVKDTGPFPAEGPTTTDPILNGVSYSYEISAPGRTGRHIVFAVWRAGHADQNYYMCSDVRFPGGTPDPTTPPPPPPGENDGCTARWSAAGQWAGGFQGDVTVTAGQAAIRGWTVTLVFPDGQTVGQSWNAQVTSDGPRVTARNVGYNGDLAAGATASFGVMGTWLGVNGAPALSCTATAR; encoded by the coding sequence GTGTCCTCATTAGCCACGCCGCGAAGGCGAATCACCATCGCGGCCATCGCCCTGTCCCTGCTCACCTTCCTGCTGATCGACGCCCGGCCCGCCGAGGCGCATGGATCGGCGATCGACCCGCCGTCGCGTCACTACGAGTGCGCCCGCCGGTGGGACACCGACTGGCAGAACCCGATCATGGCCACCCAGGATCCGATGTGCTGGCAGGCCTGGCAGGGCAACCCGGCCGCGATGTGGACCTGGAACGGTCTCATCCAGGACAACGTCCGCGACGATCACCCGGCGCGGGTCCCGGACGGGCAGCTGTGCGGCGGTGGCGACCCGACCTACGCCGCCCTGGACACCCCGGGCCGGTGGCGGGCCCGGGACGTGGCGAACACCTTCACCTGGACGATGCACGACCAGGCCCGGCACGGCGCCGCGTACGTCCGCATCTACGTGTCCAAGCAGGGCTTCGACCCGCTGACCCAGCGGCTGCGCTGGAGCGACCTGGAACTGGTCAAGGACACCGGCCCGTTCCCGGCCGAGGGCCCGACCACGACCGACCCGATCCTGAACGGCGTCTCCTACTCGTACGAGATCAGCGCCCCCGGCCGCACCGGCCGGCACATCGTGTTCGCCGTCTGGCGCGCCGGCCACGCCGACCAGAACTACTACATGTGCTCCGACGTCCGATTCCCCGGCGGGACCCCGGACCCGACGACGCCCCCGCCCCCGCCGCCGGGCGAGAACGACGGCTGCACGGCCCGCTGGTCGGCCGCCGGGCAGTGGGCCGGCGGCTTCCAGGGCGACGTCACGGTGACCGCCGGTCAGGCCGCGATCCGCGGTTGGACAGTGACGCTGGTGTTCCCGGACGGGCAGACCGTCGGCCAGTCGTGGAACGCCCAGGTCACCTCGGACGGTCCACGGGTGACCGCCCGCAACGTCGGCTACAACGGCGACCTCGCCGCCGGTGCCACAGCCTCCTTCGGGGTGATGGGCACCTGGCTCGGCGTCAACGGCGCACCCGCCCTCAGCTGCACCGCAACCGCCCGGTAG
- a CDS encoding glycoside hydrolase family 43 protein has product MASPVLPGFYPDPSICRVGEDYYLVCSSFEYFPGLPVFHSRDLLNWTQLGNALDRPEQLRLPAGTTSSGGLYAPTLRHHDGRFHLIVTNVNDGGNKLYTATDPAGPWSDPIPLRGVPGIDPDLAWDEDGNCYCTVAGVSQVRLDPRTGETLGSPYPIWSGSPAAKAPEAPHLYRIGEYWYLVIAEGGTERCHSVAVARGRTPAGPFEPCPANPILTHRGTDHPVQNTGHADLVQAPDGSWWMVLLGARPRGGTPGWHVLGRETFLAPVTWVDDWPVVGELTASKPGIGTRSHDDFDTADLHPRWISPRHRPVERYTTKDRSGWLTLHAGPGTLDDLDVTFLGLRQQDHTCRIRVRLDASEGRGGLAVRLDERHHYEVEAAAGHVAARARIGPLRSVAGDREVPDGPVVLRIDITPAPVQDPRDGPDTVVLGVEGPDGVFHVLAELDGRYLSTEVAGGFTGRVIGMYAVSGTVHFDWLDYTS; this is encoded by the coding sequence TTGGCCAGCCCTGTACTGCCCGGCTTCTATCCGGACCCGAGCATCTGCCGGGTGGGCGAGGACTACTACCTCGTCTGCTCCAGCTTCGAGTACTTTCCCGGTCTGCCGGTCTTCCACAGCCGCGACCTGCTGAACTGGACGCAGCTCGGCAACGCCCTCGACCGGCCGGAGCAGCTGCGCCTGCCGGCGGGCACGACGTCGTCCGGCGGGCTCTACGCGCCGACGCTGCGGCATCACGACGGCCGCTTCCACCTGATCGTCACGAACGTCAACGACGGTGGCAACAAGCTCTACACCGCCACCGACCCGGCTGGCCCGTGGTCCGACCCGATCCCGCTGCGGGGAGTGCCCGGCATCGACCCGGACCTGGCGTGGGACGAGGACGGCAACTGTTACTGCACCGTCGCCGGGGTCAGCCAGGTGCGCCTCGATCCCCGCACGGGCGAGACGCTCGGTTCCCCGTACCCCATCTGGTCCGGATCCCCGGCGGCCAAGGCGCCCGAGGCGCCGCACCTGTACCGCATCGGTGAGTACTGGTATCTGGTGATCGCCGAAGGCGGCACCGAACGCTGCCACAGCGTCGCGGTCGCGCGCGGCCGCACCCCGGCCGGGCCGTTCGAGCCGTGCCCGGCCAACCCGATCCTGACCCACCGCGGCACCGACCACCCGGTCCAGAACACCGGGCACGCCGACCTGGTCCAGGCCCCGGACGGCTCGTGGTGGATGGTGCTGCTCGGCGCGCGGCCGCGCGGTGGCACGCCCGGCTGGCACGTGCTCGGCCGCGAGACGTTCCTGGCGCCGGTCACCTGGGTCGATGACTGGCCGGTCGTCGGAGAGCTCACCGCATCAAAACCCGGCATCGGTACGCGCAGCCACGACGACTTCGACACCGCCGACCTGCACCCGCGCTGGATCTCGCCGCGGCACCGGCCCGTCGAGCGGTACACCACCAAGGACCGCAGCGGGTGGCTGACCCTGCACGCCGGGCCCGGCACCCTCGACGACCTGGACGTCACCTTCCTCGGGCTGCGGCAGCAGGATCACACCTGCCGGATCCGGGTCCGTCTCGACGCCTCCGAAGGCCGTGGTGGGCTGGCTGTCCGGCTCGACGAACGCCACCACTACGAGGTGGAGGCGGCCGCGGGCCACGTCGCGGCGCGGGCCCGGATCGGGCCGCTCAGATCTGTCGCCGGCGACCGGGAAGTGCCCGACGGCCCGGTCGTCCTGCGGATCGACATCACCCCCGCACCTGTGCAGGATCCGCGGGACGGCCCGGACACGGTCGTTCTCGGCGTCGAGGGGCCGGACGGCGTGTTCCACGTGCTCGCCGAGCTCGACGGCCGCTACCTGTCGACCGAGGTCGCCGGCGGATTCACCGGGCGGGTGATCGGCATGTACGCGGTCTCCGGCACGGTGCACTTCGACTGGCTGGACTACACGTCGTGA
- a CDS encoding LacI family DNA-binding transcriptional regulator: MSAGDPSRPVTISYIAETAGVSVPTVSKVINGRSGVAADTRARVEALISAYGYRKSTPPARSNTLELVFEQIESLWGVEIIRGVQQAARRHRLGVVLSEFGPDGSTIRYWIDGAVSRRPVCVVTVAQLSRQERDQLRAQGIPFVVFDPTSELPDDVPFVGATNWSGGRAATRHLIDLGHRRIAMVGGPDRVLFCSARFDGYRSALEAAGLSVDPALVVRTDLTQEGGREAARDLLARPDRPTAVFACNDLQALGVYQAAREVGLRIPDELSVVGFDDLPVTELVDPPLTTVHQPLAEMAVAATEMALALGRGESPAQIGVELATTLTVRSSTGPPAR; encoded by the coding sequence GTGAGTGCGGGCGACCCGTCCCGGCCGGTGACGATCTCCTACATCGCGGAGACGGCCGGCGTCTCGGTGCCGACCGTCTCCAAGGTGATCAACGGGCGGTCCGGGGTGGCGGCGGACACCCGGGCCCGGGTCGAGGCGCTGATCAGCGCGTACGGCTACCGCAAATCCACCCCGCCGGCCCGCAGCAACACGCTCGAACTGGTCTTCGAGCAGATCGAAAGCCTGTGGGGCGTCGAGATCATCCGCGGGGTGCAGCAGGCCGCCCGCCGGCACCGGCTGGGCGTCGTGCTGTCCGAGTTCGGGCCGGACGGCAGCACCATCCGCTACTGGATCGACGGGGCGGTGTCGCGCCGGCCGGTGTGCGTGGTGACCGTCGCCCAGCTGTCCCGGCAGGAACGCGACCAGCTGCGGGCGCAGGGCATCCCGTTCGTGGTCTTCGACCCGACCTCCGAGCTGCCGGACGACGTGCCGTTCGTCGGGGCGACGAACTGGTCCGGCGGGCGGGCGGCCACCCGGCACCTGATCGACCTGGGGCACCGGCGGATCGCGATGGTCGGCGGGCCGGACCGGGTGTTGTTCTGCAGTGCGCGGTTCGACGGGTATCGGTCGGCGCTGGAGGCGGCGGGGCTCTCGGTGGATCCGGCGCTCGTCGTGCGTACCGATCTGACTCAGGAAGGCGGCCGGGAGGCTGCGCGTGACCTGCTTGCCCGGCCGGACCGGCCGACCGCCGTCTTTGCCTGCAACGACCTGCAGGCGCTGGGTGTCTATCAGGCGGCGCGGGAGGTGGGGCTGCGGATTCCGGACGAGCTGAGCGTGGTCGGGTTCGATGATCTGCCGGTGACCGAGCTGGTGGATCCGCCGTTGACCACGGTTCACCAGCCGCTTGCCGAGATGGCGGTGGCGGCCACCGAGATGGCGCTCGCCCTGGGGCGGGGGGAGAGCCCGGCGCAGATCGGGGTGGAACTGGCGACCACCCTCACCGTTCGGTCAAGTACGGGGCCGCCGGCACGGTAG
- a CDS encoding glycosyl hydrolase family 18 protein, giving the protein MRRSAILAAAAALAAACSLVYVATMASAAAACASAWSASAVYVKDNVVSKGGNNYTAKWWTQGEDPVLKSGQWDVWINNGACGGTTNPSPSPSRSSASPSPSPSASPSVSPSPSTSPSTSPSTPIPVGGLPKHALIGYLHSSFANGSGYLRMADVPADWDIINLAFGEPTTATSGDIRFSLCPATECPGVETEAEFIAAIKAKRAAGKKVLLSIGGANGQVQLTTTAARDKFVSSVSAIIDKYGLDGVDIDFEGHSLSLNTGDTDFKNPTTPVIVNLINAVKSLKARYGAGFVLTMAPETFFVQLGYQYYGSGPWGGQDPRAGSYLPVIHALRNDITVLHVQDYNSGSIMGLDNQYHSMGGADFHIAMTDMLLAGFPVAGNTANVFPALREDQIAFGAPSSVSAGNGYVSPPGVQQAVNCLVKGTNCGSYTPRSGTNPNFRGLMTWSINWDKFYGWEFRNSHEPFLNALG; this is encoded by the coding sequence ATGCGTCGATCCGCGATCCTTGCCGCGGCGGCTGCCCTGGCCGCCGCATGCTCACTTGTCTATGTCGCCACCATGGCGAGCGCCGCCGCGGCCTGCGCTTCCGCCTGGAGCGCGTCCGCCGTCTACGTCAAGGACAACGTCGTCTCCAAGGGCGGCAACAACTACACCGCGAAGTGGTGGACCCAGGGTGAGGACCCGGTCCTGAAGAGCGGCCAGTGGGACGTCTGGATCAACAACGGCGCGTGCGGTGGCACGACGAACCCGTCGCCGTCCCCGTCCCGCTCGTCCGCGTCACCGTCGCCTTCACCGTCCGCGTCGCCGAGCGTGAGCCCGAGCCCGAGCACCAGCCCGAGCACCAGCCCGAGCACCCCGATCCCGGTCGGTGGCCTGCCCAAGCACGCGCTCATCGGCTACCTGCACTCCAGCTTCGCCAACGGCTCCGGCTACCTGCGGATGGCCGACGTGCCCGCCGACTGGGACATCATCAACCTGGCCTTCGGTGAGCCGACCACGGCGACCTCCGGCGACATCCGGTTCAGCCTCTGCCCGGCCACCGAGTGCCCGGGCGTGGAGACCGAGGCCGAGTTCATCGCGGCGATCAAGGCCAAGCGCGCCGCCGGCAAGAAGGTGCTGCTCTCCATCGGCGGCGCGAACGGCCAGGTCCAGCTGACCACCACCGCAGCGCGCGACAAGTTCGTCAGCTCGGTCAGCGCGATCATCGACAAGTACGGCCTGGACGGCGTCGACATCGACTTCGAGGGTCACTCGCTCTCGCTGAACACCGGCGACACCGACTTCAAGAACCCGACCACCCCGGTGATCGTCAACTTGATCAACGCGGTGAAGAGCCTGAAGGCCCGCTACGGCGCCGGCTTCGTGCTCACCATGGCCCCGGAGACGTTCTTCGTCCAGCTCGGCTACCAGTACTACGGCTCCGGGCCGTGGGGTGGCCAGGACCCGCGCGCCGGCTCGTACCTGCCGGTGATCCACGCCCTGCGCAACGACATCACCGTGCTGCACGTCCAGGACTACAACTCCGGTTCGATCATGGGCCTGGACAACCAGTACCACTCGATGGGCGGCGCCGACTTCCACATCGCGATGACCGACATGCTGCTCGCCGGCTTCCCGGTGGCCGGCAACACGGCCAACGTGTTCCCCGCGCTGCGCGAGGACCAGATCGCGTTCGGCGCGCCCAGCTCGGTCAGCGCCGGCAACGGCTACGTCTCGCCGCCCGGCGTCCAGCAGGCGGTGAACTGCCTGGTCAAGGGCACGAACTGCGGCAGCTACACCCCGCGCAGCGGCACCAACCCGAACTTCCGTGGACTGATGACCTGGTCGATCAACTGGGACAAATTCTACGGATGGGAGTTCCGGAACAGTCACGAGCCGTTCCTGAACGCCCTGGGCTGA
- a CDS encoding GyrI-like domain-containing protein → MEIIEAPAVVTKDERHYAGIRTVTPFRGMFAVRDQLMKELYDRPGNLFFRLHVIDMAGPMEVEVGALTGEPVQADGRITAGVLPAGRYARMVYVGHGRRANRTLLEWIRAQGLTMDVVEDPSGDRFGCRYEEYLTDPRTERMKTRWQIELAIRLA, encoded by the coding sequence ATGGAGATCATCGAGGCGCCGGCGGTCGTCACCAAGGATGAGCGGCACTACGCGGGTATTCGTACGGTGACGCCGTTCCGCGGAATGTTCGCCGTCCGCGACCAGCTGATGAAGGAGCTGTACGACCGGCCCGGCAACCTCTTCTTCCGGCTGCACGTGATCGACATGGCCGGGCCGATGGAGGTCGAGGTCGGCGCGCTCACCGGCGAGCCGGTGCAGGCTGACGGCCGGATCACCGCGGGGGTGCTCCCGGCCGGCCGGTACGCGCGGATGGTCTACGTAGGCCACGGGCGGCGGGCGAACCGCACGTTGCTGGAGTGGATCCGGGCGCAGGGCCTGACGATGGACGTCGTGGAGGACCCGTCCGGCGACCGGTTCGGCTGCCGCTACGAGGAGTACCTCACCGATCCCCGCACCGAGCGGATGAAGACCCGCTGGCAGATCGAGCTGGCGATCCGGCTGGCGTGA
- a CDS encoding GNAT family N-acetyltransferase: MEVLTPRLRLVPVGPANAADLWLVHADDEVWRWYEGAKPTLEQARQRAAEMGESWRLHGVHKWIAYDRVTGEVVGRGGLSRTPVDDDWGRIYAFLPDFPWVRAVHESRDPFPAHADWVELGWALRHEFWGRGYAAEIGQAGLAYAFDVLRAQAVVSCAERDNVRSRAVMQRIGMRYAGEIDPYAVSVLLRAEWTAAPTRASASAQASTMTATMDQPMSGVHNRA; encoded by the coding sequence ATGGAAGTGTTGACGCCGCGCCTGCGGCTGGTGCCGGTCGGTCCGGCGAACGCCGCTGATCTGTGGCTCGTGCACGCCGACGATGAGGTGTGGCGCTGGTATGAGGGCGCGAAGCCGACCCTGGAGCAGGCCCGGCAGCGCGCGGCGGAGATGGGTGAATCGTGGCGCCTGCACGGCGTACACAAATGGATCGCCTATGACCGGGTGACCGGCGAGGTCGTCGGGCGTGGTGGGCTGTCGCGCACGCCGGTCGACGACGATTGGGGGCGGATCTACGCCTTCCTTCCGGATTTTCCCTGGGTCCGTGCCGTTCATGAGAGCCGGGATCCCTTTCCTGCGCACGCGGACTGGGTCGAGCTCGGCTGGGCGCTGCGCCACGAGTTCTGGGGGCGCGGTTACGCGGCGGAGATCGGCCAGGCCGGTCTGGCGTATGCCTTCGACGTCCTCCGCGCCCAGGCCGTGGTCTCGTGCGCGGAGCGGGACAACGTGCGGTCGCGCGCCGTGATGCAGCGGATCGGCATGCGGTACGCAGGCGAGATCGACCCCTACGCGGTGTCCGTCCTGCTGCGGGCCGAGTGGACCGCGGCGCCGACGCGGGCGAGTGCCAGCGCGCAGGCGAGCACGATGACCGCCACGATGGACCAGCCGATGTCCGGCGTCCACAACAGGGCCTGA
- a CDS encoding TetR/AcrR family transcriptional regulator yields the protein MARTADHEARRRQVAAAVEHLVATDGFGAVTVARTAAEAGISVGLVQHYFPTKDDMLLHAFTQLRARIEERVLADADSADKAGARIEQILLGVLTELLPLDERRRRECRVELAYTGRTVDNPRLAEALGQSNAQVRARLAQAVHNGKECGEVEPGVDEQAAAAGLLAMVDGLKLHAYSEPAAITEQAARSALAGQLAGIFTGTCHHRRSGRDG from the coding sequence ATGGCTCGCACCGCCGATCACGAAGCCCGCCGCCGCCAGGTCGCCGCCGCGGTCGAACACCTCGTCGCCACCGACGGCTTCGGCGCGGTCACCGTGGCCCGCACCGCCGCCGAGGCCGGCATCTCGGTCGGGCTGGTGCAGCACTACTTCCCGACCAAGGACGACATGCTGCTGCACGCGTTCACGCAGCTCCGGGCCCGGATCGAGGAGCGGGTCCTGGCCGACGCGGACAGCGCCGACAAGGCCGGCGCCCGGATCGAGCAGATCCTGCTCGGCGTCCTGACCGAACTGCTGCCGCTCGACGAGCGCCGGCGACGCGAGTGCCGGGTCGAGCTCGCCTACACCGGCCGGACCGTGGACAACCCGCGGCTGGCCGAGGCGCTGGGGCAGAGCAACGCCCAGGTCCGGGCCCGTCTTGCGCAGGCGGTCCACAACGGCAAGGAGTGCGGCGAGGTGGAGCCCGGCGTCGACGAGCAGGCTGCGGCGGCGGGGCTGCTCGCCATGGTCGACGGGCTCAAGCTGCATGCGTACAGCGAGCCGGCCGCGATCACCGAGCAGGCCGCCCGGTCCGCGCTGGCCGGCCAGCTCGCCGGGATCTTCACCGGCACGTGCCATCACCGGCGGAGCGGTCGCGACGGATGA
- a CDS encoding MFS transporter has translation MTTDVRTPQLLSPALLRCFAAIAASAIAFYLPLSVVPMLAEQSGSAGAGNAGLATVALLLATVAAGLATPRLVSRVGYRSALGIGLVLLGAPTIALTVSDSTAVIIAVSVVRGAGFAICAVITNAITAKLIPADRRGEGLALAGVVCGLPNLLALPAGVWVATHWGFAPVFAVAAAVPLGAVLCVPGLPRFAAPVTTGSGQSVIAGLRNAMLVRPSLIFAVSTAAAGVLVTFLPLAVGGASACVAVAALLAQPAAATLARWVAGRLGDRYGNARQLAPGLLLAATGMAALACTSVPAAVIGGALVFGAGFGVLQNATLTLMYAHAADGGEGAVSAIWNAAYDLGMAAGALGAGLVAASAGYPAAFLLTAVVMLPAFVLIRRDRSAGDGTCR, from the coding sequence ATGACCACCGACGTGCGTACCCCTCAGTTGCTCTCCCCCGCCCTGCTGCGGTGCTTCGCCGCGATCGCGGCCTCGGCAATCGCCTTCTACCTGCCGCTGTCGGTGGTGCCGATGCTCGCGGAGCAGAGCGGCTCGGCGGGCGCGGGCAACGCCGGCCTGGCGACGGTCGCGCTGTTGCTGGCCACCGTCGCTGCCGGACTGGCAACGCCACGGCTGGTGTCCCGGGTCGGATACCGCTCGGCGCTGGGCATCGGGCTGGTTCTGCTCGGCGCCCCGACGATCGCCCTGACGGTCAGTGACAGCACCGCGGTGATCATCGCGGTGAGCGTGGTCCGCGGTGCCGGGTTCGCGATCTGCGCGGTCATCACGAACGCGATCACGGCGAAGCTCATCCCGGCCGATCGGCGCGGTGAGGGACTCGCGCTCGCCGGGGTGGTCTGCGGGCTGCCGAACCTGCTCGCCCTGCCGGCCGGCGTCTGGGTGGCCACGCACTGGGGGTTCGCGCCGGTGTTCGCCGTGGCGGCAGCGGTTCCGTTAGGAGCCGTTCTGTGCGTGCCCGGACTGCCGCGATTCGCGGCGCCGGTCACGACCGGGAGCGGTCAGAGTGTGATCGCAGGACTCAGGAACGCGATGCTCGTACGCCCGAGTTTGATCTTTGCAGTCTCGACGGCGGCAGCCGGAGTCCTGGTCACCTTCCTGCCGCTGGCCGTCGGCGGCGCCTCGGCCTGCGTGGCCGTGGCCGCGCTGCTGGCCCAGCCCGCGGCTGCCACCCTGGCCCGGTGGGTCGCCGGGCGCCTCGGTGATCGATACGGCAACGCGCGCCAACTCGCCCCCGGCCTGCTCCTGGCCGCGACCGGCATGGCCGCGCTGGCCTGCACCAGCGTGCCGGCCGCGGTGATCGGTGGCGCGCTGGTCTTCGGCGCCGGCTTCGGGGTGCTGCAGAACGCGACGCTGACCCTGATGTACGCGCATGCCGCGGACGGCGGCGAGGGCGCGGTGAGCGCGATCTGGAACGCCGCCTACGACCTGGGAATGGCCGCCGGGGCACTGGGCGCCGGGCTGGTCGCCGCATCGGCCGGATACCCCGCGGCGTTTCTGCTCACCGCGGTCGTGATGCTCCCGGCGTTCGTGCTCATCCGTCGCGACCGCTCCGCCGGTGATGGCACGTGCCGGTGA